The Mycolicibacterium boenickei genome has a segment encoding these proteins:
- the fdxA gene encoding ferredoxin codes for MTYVIAEPCVDVKDKACIEECPVDCIYEGARMLYIHPDECVDCGACEPVCPVEAIYYEDDVPDQWSSYAQANADFFSELGSPGGASKVGQTDNDPQAIKDLPAKAED; via the coding sequence GTGACGTACGTCATTGCCGAACCCTGCGTCGACGTCAAAGACAAGGCATGTATCGAGGAGTGCCCGGTCGATTGCATCTACGAGGGTGCACGCATGCTGTACATCCACCCCGACGAGTGTGTGGACTGCGGCGCATGCGAGCCGGTCTGCCCGGTCGAGGCCATCTACTACGAAGATGACGTCCCGGACCAGTGGAGCAGCTACGCGCAGGCCAACGCCGACTTCTTCTCCGAGCTCGGCTCGCCCGGCGGTGCTTCCAAGGTCGGCCAGACCGACAATGACCCGCAGGCGATCAAGGACCTGCCGGCCAAGGCCGAGGACTGA
- the dapC gene encoding succinyldiaminopimelate transaminase, with protein MVRQRRSAVLPEFPWDTLADVTALARSHPDGIVDLSVGTPVDPVAPVIRDALAAASSAPGYPTTAGTPALRASAEAALRRRYGITDLAPDAVLPVIGTKELIAWLPTLLAIGAGDTVVVPELAYPTYEVGALLAGAQVLRADSLTQLGPQRPALIYLNSPSNPTGKVLPLDHLRKVVAWARERGVVIASDECYLGLSWEAEPLSVLHPSVSDGDHTGLLAVHSLSKTSSLAGYRAGFVAGDPALVAELLAVRKHAGMMVPGPVQAAMVAALDDDEHEVVQREWYAKRRAILLPALQAAGFTVEHSEAGLYLWATRGEPCRDTVKWLAERGILAAPGEFYGPAGAQYVRVALTATDERIAAAVARLA; from the coding sequence GTGGTGCGACAGCGTCGTTCGGCGGTACTGCCAGAGTTCCCATGGGACACCCTGGCCGACGTCACGGCTCTGGCCCGCTCGCACCCCGACGGAATCGTCGACCTTTCGGTAGGTACTCCGGTTGACCCGGTGGCGCCGGTGATCCGGGACGCGCTGGCGGCCGCCAGTTCGGCTCCCGGCTACCCGACGACCGCAGGCACCCCGGCCCTCCGGGCCTCCGCCGAAGCCGCGCTACGACGCCGGTACGGCATCACCGATCTGGCGCCGGACGCAGTGCTGCCGGTGATCGGCACCAAGGAGCTGATCGCCTGGTTGCCGACGCTGTTGGCGATCGGCGCCGGCGATACCGTCGTCGTCCCCGAACTGGCCTACCCCACCTACGAGGTGGGCGCCCTGCTCGCCGGGGCGCAGGTGCTGCGGGCCGACTCGCTGACCCAGCTCGGGCCGCAACGTCCCGCCCTGATCTACCTGAACTCGCCCAGCAACCCGACCGGCAAGGTGCTCCCGCTGGACCACTTGCGCAAGGTGGTGGCCTGGGCGCGCGAGCGCGGCGTGGTGATCGCCTCCGACGAGTGCTACCTGGGCCTGAGCTGGGAGGCCGAGCCGCTCAGCGTGCTGCACCCGTCGGTCAGCGACGGCGACCACACCGGGCTGCTGGCGGTGCACTCGCTGTCCAAGACCTCCTCGCTGGCCGGCTACCGCGCCGGGTTCGTCGCCGGTGACCCCGCCCTGGTGGCCGAACTGCTGGCGGTGCGCAAGCACGCCGGGATGATGGTGCCGGGACCGGTGCAGGCCGCCATGGTGGCCGCCCTCGACGACGACGAACACGAGGTCGTGCAGCGCGAGTGGTACGCCAAGCGTCGCGCGATCCTGCTGCCCGCCCTGCAGGCGGCCGGGTTCACCGTCGAGCACTCCGAGGCGGGGCTGTACCTGTGGGCCACCCGCGGCGAGCCGTGCCGCGACACCGTCAAGTGGTTGGCCGAGCGCGGGATCCTCGCGGCGCCGGGCGAGTTCTACGGTCCGGCCGGTGCGCAATACGTGCGCGTCGCGCTGACCGCGACGGACGAGCGGATCGCGGCCGCCGTCGCGCGGTTGGCCTGA
- a CDS encoding carotenoid oxygenase family protein has protein sequence MTTEAVQQESEHPFLSGNFAPVHDEVTVTDLAVTGTIPDYLDGRYLRTGPNPLRAPDPRRHHWFLGDGMAHGIRLRDGAATWYRNRWIRSSSVARQLGEKWAGGAHTGGFDFPANTNIIGHAGKTLVITEAGARPYELTDELDTVGPSDFCGTLFGGFTAHPKHDPKTSELHAVSYNPLRGNLVTYSVTGVDGRVRRTVDIALPAHTMMHDFTLTEKYVVIYDLPVQLDLSSMVKSAPARAAARLLTGFAARHAAPDFVLRAAMRGSERAALPTTAMPYRWAPEHGARVGVLPREGSAADIRWFDVSPCYVFHALNGFDQTGPDGDQVVLDVVRHPEVFTTGDRLFTDSITLDRWTIDLRTGRVQEQRLDDSTQEFPRIDDRLTGRQHRYGYTVSLPSEPDAAPAAILRHDLREGATERIDFGPGREPGEFVFVPSGPDADENDGVVMGFVYNRAENRSDLVLLDGQSLAPVATVHIPVRVPHGFHGNWVESAR, from the coding sequence ATGACTACCGAAGCGGTTCAGCAGGAATCCGAACATCCGTTTCTGAGCGGGAACTTCGCACCGGTGCATGACGAGGTCACGGTCACCGACCTGGCGGTCACTGGGACGATCCCGGACTATCTCGACGGTCGCTATCTGCGCACCGGCCCCAACCCGCTGCGGGCTCCCGATCCGCGGCGTCACCACTGGTTCCTGGGCGACGGCATGGCGCACGGGATCCGGCTGCGCGACGGCGCGGCGACCTGGTACCGCAACCGCTGGATCCGGTCGAGCTCGGTGGCCCGCCAGCTCGGCGAGAAGTGGGCCGGCGGCGCGCATACGGGCGGCTTCGATTTCCCGGCCAACACCAACATTATCGGCCATGCAGGCAAGACGCTGGTGATCACCGAGGCGGGTGCGCGCCCGTATGAACTCACCGACGAACTCGACACGGTGGGCCCGTCTGATTTCTGCGGCACCCTGTTCGGCGGATTCACCGCCCACCCCAAGCACGACCCGAAAACCAGTGAACTGCATGCAGTTTCATACAATCCGCTGCGCGGCAACCTGGTGACCTACTCGGTCACCGGGGTCGACGGCCGGGTCCGGCGCACGGTCGACATCGCCTTGCCCGCGCACACGATGATGCACGACTTCACCCTCACCGAAAAGTATGTGGTGATCTACGACCTGCCGGTGCAGCTGGACCTGTCGAGCATGGTGAAGAGCGCTCCGGCGCGGGCCGCCGCGCGACTGCTGACCGGCTTCGCCGCCCGCCACGCGGCACCGGACTTCGTGTTGCGCGCGGCGATGCGCGGTTCCGAGCGCGCCGCGCTCCCGACGACGGCGATGCCCTACCGGTGGGCTCCGGAGCACGGTGCCCGGGTCGGGGTGCTGCCGCGCGAGGGTTCGGCCGCCGACATCCGCTGGTTCGACGTATCACCGTGCTACGTGTTCCACGCCCTCAACGGTTTTGACCAGACCGGGCCGGACGGCGACCAAGTCGTGCTCGACGTGGTCCGGCATCCGGAGGTGTTCACCACCGGGGACCGGCTGTTCACCGACTCGATCACGTTGGACCGCTGGACCATTGACCTTCGTACCGGTCGGGTGCAGGAGCAGCGGCTCGACGATTCCACCCAGGAGTTCCCGCGCATCGACGACCGGCTCACCGGGCGGCAGCACCGGTACGGTTACACCGTCAGCCTGCCGTCGGAACCGGACGCGGCACCGGCGGCCATCCTTCGCCACGATCTACGCGAGGGCGCCACGGAGCGGATCGACTTCGGTCCCGGGCGCGAACCCGGTGAATTCGTGTTCGTCCCGTCCGGGCCGGACGCCGACGAGAACGACGGTGTGGTGATGGGATTCGTCTACAACCGTGCCGAGAACCGCAGCGATCTCGTGCTGCTCGACGGTCAGAGCCTGGCACCCGTTGCCACCGTGCATATTCCGGTCCGGGTTCCGCACGGCTTCCACGGCAACTGGGTGGAGTCAGCCCGCTAG
- a CDS encoding response regulator, translated as MTTVLLVDDHPVVREGLRGMIDAEDDLSVVGEAGSGAEAIELAHTLRPDVILMDLRMPGVDGVTATARILADNPSTHIVVVTTYESDSDILRAVEAGATGYLLKDASRAELARAVRDAARGKTVLAPGVADRLVNAVRAPSVTLSMREAEVLALVGTGATNADIGQALHISEATVKTHLLRAFQKLGVSDRTAAVTKAMSLGLLD; from the coding sequence ATGACGACAGTGCTGTTGGTCGATGACCACCCCGTCGTCCGGGAGGGGCTGCGCGGCATGATCGACGCCGAGGACGATCTCTCCGTGGTCGGTGAGGCCGGGTCCGGAGCGGAGGCGATCGAGCTGGCGCACACGCTGCGGCCCGACGTCATCCTGATGGATCTGCGGATGCCCGGCGTCGACGGCGTCACCGCCACCGCGCGGATCCTGGCCGACAATCCGTCGACACACATCGTCGTCGTCACGACCTACGAAAGCGATTCCGACATCCTGCGCGCCGTCGAGGCCGGGGCGACGGGATATCTACTGAAAGACGCGTCGCGCGCCGAGCTGGCCCGCGCGGTGCGCGACGCCGCGCGCGGCAAGACGGTGCTCGCCCCGGGGGTCGCCGACCGGTTGGTGAACGCGGTCCGCGCACCGTCGGTCACCTTGTCGATGCGTGAGGCGGAGGTGCTGGCTCTGGTGGGCACGGGCGCCACCAACGCCGATATCGGCCAAGCCCTGCACATCAGTGAAGCCACGGTGAAGACACATCTGCTGCGGGCGTTTCAGAAACTCGGGGTGTCCGATCGCACCGCGGCGGTCACCAAAGCGATGTCGCTGGGATTGCTCGACTAG
- a CDS encoding sensor histidine kinase, translated as MTETGPPTPSRPAVGEPSDWHWMWETYVCGLCLTAIVAVVLLRHTLGGNVPVACAALTAMVVIVLMFGRNVIHDADPLAGPVRARAAAFVAVMIGLWLIALLAAAPAVAAIPALYPLIFATLPLAVALTLTFVVTLAPLGLAVAIHGPGWPSLPPVAAVTLVGAVAAPIIGTTIMTTMRQRQQLAATVAELAASRAQTAELSREAGVAAERERLAREIHDTLAQGFTSIVALAQAVQAESAGDPAAAARHVELIRATARNNLAEARTMVTGLTPAALEEGTLSAALRRQAEGLAAETGIAVDVRIDDDLPPLGMATDVVLLRSAQEAMANVRRHAQASELEVRLQVAADGVRLSLSDNGIGLPSDHVDGFGLRGMRARLDQVGGSLTLSTSDGGGVRVVVAVPA; from the coding sequence ATGACCGAAACCGGTCCGCCCACACCATCGCGCCCCGCCGTCGGCGAGCCGTCGGACTGGCACTGGATGTGGGAGACCTACGTCTGCGGGCTCTGCCTCACGGCGATCGTCGCGGTCGTGCTGCTGCGACACACGCTCGGTGGCAACGTCCCGGTGGCCTGCGCTGCGCTGACCGCGATGGTCGTGATCGTTCTGATGTTCGGACGCAACGTGATTCACGATGCGGATCCGCTCGCCGGCCCGGTCCGGGCGCGCGCGGCGGCGTTCGTGGCGGTGATGATCGGCCTGTGGCTGATCGCGCTGCTGGCAGCGGCGCCGGCCGTCGCGGCGATCCCGGCGCTCTATCCGCTGATCTTCGCCACGCTGCCGCTGGCGGTGGCCCTGACGCTGACCTTCGTGGTCACCTTGGCACCGTTGGGTCTTGCCGTGGCGATCCACGGGCCGGGGTGGCCGAGTCTGCCACCGGTGGCGGCGGTGACGCTGGTGGGCGCGGTGGCGGCCCCGATCATCGGCACCACGATCATGACCACCATGCGGCAGCGGCAGCAGCTGGCCGCGACGGTCGCAGAACTGGCAGCGAGCCGGGCGCAGACCGCTGAGCTGTCCCGCGAGGCCGGGGTGGCCGCAGAGCGGGAACGGCTGGCCCGGGAGATTCACGACACCCTGGCGCAGGGGTTCACCAGCATCGTGGCACTGGCCCAGGCCGTGCAGGCCGAGAGCGCAGGCGATCCCGCGGCCGCCGCCCGCCACGTCGAGCTGATCCGTGCCACCGCGCGGAACAACCTGGCCGAGGCGCGCACCATGGTGACCGGGCTGACCCCCGCGGCGTTGGAGGAGGGCACCCTGTCGGCCGCGCTGCGCCGTCAGGCCGAGGGCCTGGCCGCCGAGACCGGCATCGCCGTCGACGTACGTATCGACGACGACCTGCCGCCGCTGGGTATGGCCACCGACGTGGTGCTGTTGCGCAGCGCGCAGGAGGCGATGGCGAACGTGCGTCGGCATGCCCAGGCCAGTGAGCTCGAGGTACGGCTGCAGGTGGCGGCGGACGGGGTACGACTTTCCCTGTCCGACAACGGCATCGGCCTGCCGAGCGATCACGTCGACGGGTTCGGCCTGCGCGGCATGCGGGCCCGGCTGGACCAGGTCGGCGGTTCGTTGACGCTGTCGACGTCCGACGGTGGCGGGGTGCGGGTCGTCGTGGCGGTGCCGGCATGA